A window of the Thermoanaerobacter uzonensis DSM 18761 genome harbors these coding sequences:
- the nikR gene encoding nickel-responsive transcriptional regulator NikR — translation MIGLEEITRFGVSMESKLLYQFDELIKRKNYNNRSEAIRDLIRDFIVENQWEAEDVETIGTITYVFNHEVREISDKLTDLQHKHYQNIISTMHVHLDEHNCLEIMVVKGTAKEITKIADEIISTKGVKHGKLVTTTTGENL, via the coding sequence GTGATAGGTCTGGAAGAAATAACGCGTTTTGGAGTTTCAATGGAATCAAAACTTCTTTATCAATTTGACGAGCTTATAAAGAGAAAAAACTACAATAACAGATCCGAAGCCATAAGAGATTTGATAAGAGATTTTATAGTGGAAAATCAGTGGGAAGCAGAAGATGTGGAAACTATTGGAACAATTACATATGTTTTTAATCATGAAGTGAGAGAAATAAGTGACAAACTGACAGACCTACAACATAAGCACTATCAAAACATAATCTCAACAATGCACGTACACCTTGATGAACACAACTGCCTCGAAATAATGGTAGTAAAAGGTACCGCAAAGGAAATTACAAAAATTGCAGATGAAATAATAAGCACAAAAGGAGTAAAACATGGAAAATTAGTAACGACAACAACAGGGGAAAATTTATAA
- a CDS encoding PepSY domain-containing protein codes for MNKKLMTYVVTGAMAIGLLGGASYQGIAKAQTNAPAPSAVTSTVTTQSDQQNINEQQPMYQGTIKVANSQDNVKDNAIDNEKNLKDNETQESAKLASLAKITPDEAKAAALKVVPGTVTKVSLDNENGYLVYSVEVKTANGVVDVKVDAGNGTVLAQDKDQDNEKSKEKISEGEKANAPDNDTVQLEQQGEN; via the coding sequence ATGAACAAAAAATTAATGACTTATGTTGTTACAGGGGCAATGGCTATAGGATTACTAGGAGGAGCATCTTATCAAGGAATTGCTAAGGCTCAAACAAATGCTCCCGCTCCTTCAGCTGTGACGTCTACTGTTACTACACAATCTGACCAACAAAACATAAACGAACAGCAACCAATGTATCAAGGCACAATAAAAGTTGCAAATTCTCAAGACAATGTAAAAGACAATGCAATAGACAATGAAAAAAATCTAAAAGACAACGAGACGCAAGAAAGCGCGAAGTTGGCTTCTCTTGCAAAGATAACTCCTGATGAGGCAAAAGCTGCAGCATTGAAAGTTGTACCAGGTACAGTGACAAAAGTAAGTCTTGACAACGAAAATGGATATCTTGTATACAGCGTAGAAGTAAAGACTGCTAATGGAGTAGTAGATGTAAAAGTTGATGCAGGTAATGGTACAGTTTTAGCGCAAGATAAAGACCAAGACAATGAAAAATCCAAAGAAAAGATTAGTGAAGGCGAAAAAGCAAATGCTCCTGACAATGACACTGTCCAACTTGAACAACAAGGAGAAAACTAA
- a CDS encoding sodium ion-translocating decarboxylase subunit beta — translation MNAFIEGILNLTPGHIIMFIIGSILIYLAIKKEYEPMLLLPIGFGIILANIPLSSAIGENGFLTILYNAGISTELFPILIFIAVGAMVDFSPLLKQPLMIFFGAAAQLGIFLTIIFAHMLGFNLKEAAAIGIIGAADGPTSIYVANLFAPKLLGAISVAAYSYMALVPIIQPFVIKMLTSEEERKIRMDLRMNEVSKTTKILFPIAVTFVAGILVPTSVPLVGSLMFGNLIRESGVVERLSKAAQNELANLVTLLLGITIGSTMTADKFLTPTTLLIFGMGLIAFIFDTAGGVLFAKFLNLFLKNKVNPMVGAAGISAFPMASRVIQKIAQKEDPTNFILMQAVGANVAGQLGSIIAGGIVIALVSSIM, via the coding sequence ATGAATGCTTTTATAGAAGGTATATTAAATCTTACACCAGGTCATATTATAATGTTTATCATTGGGAGTATTCTCATATATCTTGCGATAAAAAAAGAATACGAGCCAATGTTACTTTTGCCTATAGGATTTGGTATAATACTTGCAAATATCCCGCTTTCATCTGCTATAGGCGAAAATGGTTTTCTTACAATTCTATACAATGCTGGAATAAGTACGGAACTTTTCCCTATTCTCATTTTTATTGCAGTTGGGGCAATGGTAGATTTTTCACCACTTCTTAAGCAACCGTTAATGATATTTTTTGGCGCGGCAGCGCAATTAGGAATATTTTTAACTATAATTTTTGCACATATGCTGGGCTTTAATTTAAAAGAAGCAGCTGCTATAGGCATAATTGGCGCTGCAGATGGCCCTACATCTATTTATGTAGCTAATTTGTTTGCACCAAAGCTTTTGGGTGCTATATCAGTTGCAGCTTATTCATATATGGCATTAGTTCCAATAATCCAGCCCTTTGTGATAAAAATGCTTACCAGTGAAGAAGAACGAAAAATTAGAATGGATTTACGCATGAATGAAGTTTCAAAAACAACTAAAATACTTTTTCCAATAGCAGTGACATTTGTAGCAGGAATTTTAGTACCAACTAGTGTTCCACTTGTAGGTTCTTTGATGTTTGGTAACCTCATAAGAGAAAGTGGGGTAGTAGAACGGCTTTCAAAAGCTGCACAAAATGAACTTGCCAATCTTGTGACACTTTTACTTGGGATAACAATAGGTTCTACTATGACTGCCGACAAATTTTTGACACCTACAACTCTTTTGATATTTGGAATGGGGCTTATAGCATTTATATTTGATACAGCAGGAGGAGTATTGTTTGCAAAGTTTTTAAATTTGTTTTTAAAAAATAAAGTCAATCCAATGGTAGGAGCTGCTGGAATCTCAGCCTTTCCAATGGCGTCTCGTGTCATACAGAAAATAGCCCAAAAAGAAGACCCTACAAATTTTATTTTAATGCAGGCTGTAGGAGCAAATGTTGCAGGTCAGTTAGGTTCTATCATAGCAGGAGGTATTGTAATAGCACTGGTAAGTTCTATTATGTAA
- a CDS encoding OadG-related small transporter subunit: MDLLNVFKIAIVGIGMTFLMLVIFFVLIKVLVKIFKPENVKKGE, from the coding sequence ATGGACTTACTTAATGTATTTAAAATTGCTATTGTGGGAATAGGAATGACTTTTTTGATGTTAGTAATATTTTTTGTGTTGATTAAAGTTTTAGTAAAAATATTTAAACCGGAAAATGTTAAAAAAGGAGAATAA
- the trmL gene encoding tRNA (uridine(34)/cytosine(34)/5-carboxymethylaminomethyluridine(34)-2'-O)-methyltransferase TrmL produces the protein MPLNVVLVEPEIPQNTGNIARTCVLTSSRLHLVKPLGFSIDEKYVKRAGLDYWPLLDLTVYDNLEQFLEQNKGKKFYLATTKAKKYYHEVKYKDNSYILFGKETAGLPKWLIEKYYEDCIRIPMHEVISTRSLNLSNSVAIVLYEALRQLGFPNMK, from the coding sequence ATGCCACTTAATGTAGTACTTGTTGAACCTGAAATACCACAAAACACAGGGAATATTGCAAGAACTTGTGTGCTTACAAGCAGCAGGCTTCATCTTGTAAAACCTTTAGGTTTCAGTATAGACGAAAAATACGTAAAAAGAGCTGGCTTAGATTACTGGCCTCTTTTAGACCTTACTGTTTACGATAATCTCGAACAATTTCTTGAACAAAACAAAGGTAAAAAGTTTTATCTTGCTACCACAAAGGCTAAAAAGTATTATCATGAAGTAAAATATAAAGACAATTCTTATATACTTTTTGGCAAAGAGACTGCAGGACTTCCTAAGTGGTTGATTGAAAAATACTACGAAGACTGTATACGGATACCAATGCATGAAGTGATATCTACAAGGTCTTTAAATTTGTCCAACTCTGTAGCTATAGTACTATATGAGGCCTTGAGACAACTGGGTTTTCCTAATATGAAATAG
- a CDS encoding DNA polymerase IV has product MKRKIIHVDMDAFFASVEQHDNPEYRGKPVIVGGLSERGVVSTCSYEARKYGIHSAMPMYMAKKLCPHGIFLSVRRKRYEEVSAQIFDILYSITPLVEPVSIDEAYLDVTDIDKNPEIIALGIKKKVKETTGLTISAGVSYNKFLAKLASDWNKPDGFMVITEDMIPDILKPLPVSKVYGIGEKSEGKLKSMGINTIGDLLKLSQENLVEIFGRVGVEIYLRIRGIDERPVETMRDIKSIGKEKTLEKDTKDKKLLLRYAKLFSDIIAEELFRERLYARTVTVKIKTSNFAIHTKSKTLNKYIRLSEDIYNVAYEIIESLKLDQYIRLIGLSVSNLSAVKYEQLSFLDKNVVKSIKAENVVREINKKIGQEIVKKASELLNEGTKQRRD; this is encoded by the coding sequence ATGAAGAGGAAGATTATCCATGTTGACATGGATGCTTTTTTTGCATCTGTAGAACAACATGATAATCCAGAATATAGAGGAAAACCTGTTATTGTAGGTGGTTTGTCGGAACGAGGAGTAGTTTCAACTTGCTCCTATGAGGCAAGAAAGTACGGAATACATTCTGCAATGCCGATGTATATGGCGAAGAAGCTATGTCCACACGGTATTTTTCTTTCTGTAAGGAGAAAAAGATATGAAGAGGTTTCAGCTCAAATTTTTGACATCCTGTACAGTATAACTCCTTTAGTCGAACCTGTGTCTATTGATGAAGCCTATCTTGATGTTACAGATATTGACAAAAATCCAGAGATTATTGCCCTGGGAATAAAAAAGAAAGTGAAAGAGACGACGGGACTTACCATTTCTGCAGGAGTTTCCTATAACAAATTTCTTGCAAAGCTTGCTTCTGATTGGAATAAGCCAGATGGATTTATGGTCATAACAGAAGACATGATTCCCGACATTTTAAAACCACTTCCCGTTTCCAAAGTTTATGGGATAGGAGAAAAATCAGAAGGGAAACTTAAATCTATGGGAATAAATACAATTGGTGACCTTTTAAAATTGTCACAGGAGAATCTTGTCGAAATTTTTGGTAGGGTAGGTGTGGAAATATATTTAAGAATTCGTGGCATTGATGAGAGGCCTGTTGAAACTATGAGAGATATTAAGTCTATAGGGAAGGAAAAAACACTGGAAAAGGATACAAAGGACAAAAAGCTTTTGCTTCGATATGCGAAATTATTTTCCGACATAATCGCAGAAGAATTGTTTAGAGAGAGGCTTTATGCCAGAACAGTTACTGTTAAGATAAAAACATCGAATTTTGCTATTCACACCAAAAGCAAAACTTTAAATAAGTATATACGATTAAGTGAGGACATATATAATGTAGCCTACGAAATTATTGAAAGTCTAAAATTAGACCAATATATAAGGCTTATTGGTCTATCTGTTTCTAATTTGAGCGCAGTAAAGTATGAACAATTATCCTTTTTAGATAAAAATGTTGTCAAATCTATTAAGGCAGAAAACGTAGTCAGAGAAATAAATAAAAAAATAGGACAGGAGATAGTGAAAAAAGCAAGTGAACTTCTAAATGAGGGAACGAAGCAACGGAGGGATTAG
- a CDS encoding MATE family efflux transporter, giving the protein MEAKERHKRSVAKEIVELAWPSITEQMLIMAVGMVSTIFVGRVGTNAIAAVGMINSLIFFFQAIFAGLATGSTVIVARLIGEENEEGARLAVMQSLIMSIAIFIGLTTLGYIFAVPTIKTFFGSVSTDVFKLALMYYKIVLFGLPFVIIDIIIGGALRGAGDTKTPMYITATVNVINLLLNSTLVFGVTYHGRYLIPSLGVKGSALSATISRIIGGFLQLYVLYFGKRRINLDIKEKIRLDFNMMMRIIRVGIPASLEQVIMQGGFLVMQVIVSTMGTIAIAVYQIGMNANSLAFMPMFGFSIAATSLVGRSLGAKHFMLAEIYAKISRNIAVIVISVIGVFMFIFSKQLAALYTTDPIVIKIASDIIKIFAIVEPLLAILNVMAGVLRAAGDIPYIVLTAFIGLWLFRVTIGYILGKVLGMGVYGIWIGICTDFVVRSVMYSYRFKAGRWKYIKV; this is encoded by the coding sequence TTGGAAGCAAAAGAGAGGCATAAGCGCAGTGTTGCTAAAGAAATTGTAGAATTGGCTTGGCCTTCTATAACAGAACAAATGCTTATAATGGCAGTTGGAATGGTGTCAACTATATTTGTAGGACGTGTTGGAACAAATGCGATTGCGGCTGTTGGGATGATTAACTCCCTTATTTTTTTCTTTCAAGCTATTTTTGCAGGCCTTGCCACTGGTTCTACAGTAATTGTAGCAAGGCTCATTGGTGAAGAAAACGAGGAAGGGGCTCGTCTTGCAGTTATGCAGTCACTTATTATGAGTATTGCTATTTTTATAGGACTCACTACTTTGGGCTATATTTTTGCAGTACCTACTATTAAAACCTTCTTTGGAAGTGTATCCACTGATGTTTTTAAATTGGCTTTAATGTACTATAAAATAGTGCTTTTTGGGTTACCTTTTGTGATAATTGACATCATCATAGGCGGGGCTTTAAGAGGTGCAGGGGATACAAAAACCCCAATGTACATAACTGCTACAGTAAATGTGATAAATCTTTTATTAAATAGCACACTAGTATTTGGAGTGACTTATCACGGTAGATATTTAATACCTTCTTTAGGAGTAAAAGGTTCTGCACTTTCTGCTACAATTTCAAGAATAATAGGAGGTTTTTTGCAATTATATGTTTTATATTTTGGCAAAAGGCGAATTAATCTTGATATAAAAGAAAAGATTCGACTTGACTTTAACATGATGATGAGGATTATACGAGTAGGAATACCAGCTTCTTTAGAGCAGGTAATAATGCAAGGTGGTTTCCTTGTAATGCAAGTTATCGTTTCCACAATGGGGACTATTGCAATTGCTGTATATCAAATAGGTATGAATGCTAATAGTCTTGCTTTTATGCCTATGTTTGGATTTTCAATAGCGGCAACCAGTTTAGTGGGACGGAGTCTTGGTGCAAAACATTTTATGCTAGCGGAAATATACGCAAAAATTTCAAGGAACATTGCTGTTATTGTAATTTCTGTTATAGGTGTTTTTATGTTTATATTTTCAAAGCAGCTTGCAGCGCTTTATACTACTGATCCTATTGTAATAAAAATAGCTTCTGATATTATAAAGATTTTTGCTATTGTGGAACCTTTGCTTGCTATATTAAATGTCATGGCAGGAGTATTAAGGGCTGCAGGCGATATTCCTTATATTGTTCTCACAGCTTTTATTGGATTATGGCTCTTTAGAGTTACTATTGGATATATTCTTGGTAAAGTGCTTGGTATGGGAGTATATGGAATATGGATTGGTATATGTACCGACTTTGTTGTAAGGTCAGTAATGTATAGTTATAGATTTAAAGCCGGCAGATGGAAATATATTAAAGTTTAG
- a CDS encoding efflux RND transporter periplasmic adaptor subunit, whose amino-acid sequence MKRKYLYAIVAVLIIGIVTFYFVNRAKSSQPQQLSYVTVTRGNISMKVTGTGNLSGDVRAITLKGSGTVKKVYFKVGDTVKKGDLLYEIEDDNLNNQLEQAKINLDLAEQQLSQDTQNYNSSIANLNITSPFNGIIDNVLAREGQNVTPGTPVATIADYSHVTVKVPFNGVQIKNIKVGQKADIFLYDSFTSVTGTVEYVSEQPVPNNTVQYYYVTVGLDNPGALSDGMRVQVSIHTDNGIETALEDGTLTVKNTINVTAQTSGTVDKIYVSQGQSVNKGQLLIKLASNNISDVQIQNDKLKVMQAQNNYDQILQQINNLKIYSPIDGKILSQNIKEGDILGTSVASTNISNTNSQSQQSSFVPVLDITQLSSYESQPETAVIANNDKYIVDFSVDETDIKNVKVGQQAQLTTDDLPGKTFNGIVSQVSQLPTIQNGVSSYNVIIEVDPSEGLMLGMSMNVSITVAEKQDALILPIQAVQTNGNRKYVILYTDDLKNQNINSTNNGNFFRNNIRFVETGIYNDNFIEIVSGLQEGDKVLIPTLNSSTNGNNRNPGGFGIMGGFRPEGNFNRNMTNQGSRYQGRSFNGTGQNNTSTGR is encoded by the coding sequence ATGAAGAGAAAATACTTATATGCAATTGTTGCTGTTTTAATCATTGGCATTGTCACTTTTTACTTTGTAAACAGGGCAAAATCATCACAACCCCAGCAACTTTCATATGTTACAGTTACTCGAGGTAATATTTCTATGAAAGTCACTGGGACAGGAAACTTAAGTGGCGATGTAAGAGCAATTACGTTAAAAGGAAGTGGAACAGTAAAGAAAGTGTATTTTAAGGTAGGAGATACTGTAAAGAAAGGAGACCTATTATACGAAATTGAAGATGACAATTTAAACAATCAGCTGGAGCAAGCGAAAATAAATCTTGATTTAGCTGAGCAACAATTAAGTCAAGACACTCAAAACTACAATAGTAGCATTGCAAATTTAAACATAACTTCTCCTTTTAATGGGATTATAGATAATGTACTTGCAAGAGAAGGACAGAATGTCACACCTGGAACACCTGTTGCAACCATTGCAGATTACTCTCATGTTACTGTAAAAGTTCCTTTCAATGGTGTTCAAATAAAGAATATAAAAGTTGGACAAAAGGCAGATATTTTTTTATACGACTCATTTACAAGTGTAACAGGTACTGTTGAATACGTTTCAGAGCAGCCTGTTCCTAACAATACAGTGCAATACTACTATGTAACAGTGGGGCTTGACAATCCGGGTGCCTTAAGCGATGGAATGAGGGTACAAGTATCAATACACACAGATAATGGGATAGAAACAGCATTAGAAGATGGCACGTTGACTGTCAAAAACACAATCAATGTTACAGCGCAAACATCAGGCACGGTAGATAAAATATATGTTTCTCAAGGGCAAAGTGTAAATAAAGGGCAACTTCTAATAAAGCTTGCATCAAATAACATAAGCGATGTGCAAATACAAAACGACAAATTAAAAGTTATGCAAGCACAAAACAATTATGATCAAATTTTACAACAAATTAACAACTTAAAGATATACTCTCCTATAGATGGGAAAATATTGAGTCAGAATATCAAAGAAGGAGATATATTAGGTACTTCCGTAGCGAGCACTAACATAAGCAATACAAATAGCCAATCACAGCAATCGAGTTTTGTGCCCGTTTTAGATATAACGCAATTATCTTCTTATGAGAGCCAACCAGAAACTGCGGTAATAGCAAACAATGACAAATACATCGTTGACTTTTCAGTGGATGAAACAGATATAAAAAATGTGAAAGTAGGGCAGCAAGCACAACTTACGACGGATGATTTACCGGGTAAAACTTTTAACGGTATTGTTTCGCAAGTGTCACAACTTCCAACAATACAAAATGGTGTTTCTTCTTATAACGTAATTATTGAAGTCGATCCAAGCGAAGGATTAATGCTAGGTATGTCAATGAATGTTTCAATAACCGTTGCAGAAAAACAAGATGCTTTAATACTTCCAATACAAGCCGTTCAGACAAATGGAAATAGAAAATACGTAATACTCTATACAGACGATTTAAAAAATCAAAATATCAATAGCACTAATAACGGGAACTTTTTCAGGAACAACATAAGATTTGTGGAAACAGGGATTTACAACGATAACTTTATAGAAATTGTAAGTGGCTTACAGGAGGGAGACAAAGTATTAATTCCAACCCTTAATTCCTCAACAAACGGGAATAATCGTAATCCAGGTGGTTTTGGTATAATGGGCGGCTTTAGACCAGAGGGCAATTTCAACAGGAATATGACTAATCAAGGCAGTCGTTATCAGGGCAGAAGCTTTAATGGGACAGGGCAAAATAACACTTCCACAGGGAGGTAA
- a CDS encoding ABC transporter ATP-binding protein, giving the protein MDNILIKIRNLTKIYKMGENEVRALDGINLDIKKGEFISIVGQSGSGKTTLMNIIGCLDVKTSGEYFLNGIDTGKLSDNQLADLRCSEIGFVFQNFNLLQKMTALENVELPMIYKGVPTKERRQRAEMLLEMVGLKERMHHRPNELSGGQQQRVAIARALANNPHLILADEPTGNLDSKSGSEIMKIIKELNERGNTVVLITHDPNIAAQAKRIVRIKDGRILENEVVTP; this is encoded by the coding sequence ATGGATAACATTTTAATAAAAATAAGGAATTTAACAAAGATTTACAAAATGGGGGAAAATGAAGTAAGAGCGTTAGATGGTATAAACCTTGACATTAAAAAAGGAGAATTTATATCAATTGTCGGTCAATCAGGTTCAGGCAAAACTACTTTAATGAATATAATAGGGTGCTTAGATGTAAAAACTTCTGGAGAATACTTTTTAAATGGCATAGACACAGGCAAACTTTCTGACAATCAATTAGCAGATTTAAGATGTAGCGAAATAGGGTTTGTATTCCAAAATTTCAATTTGCTTCAGAAAATGACGGCTTTAGAAAATGTGGAATTGCCTATGATATATAAGGGTGTGCCTACAAAAGAAAGACGACAAAGAGCAGAGATGCTTTTAGAGATGGTAGGACTTAAGGAAAGGATGCACCATAGACCTAATGAATTATCAGGAGGTCAGCAACAAAGAGTAGCAATAGCAAGGGCGCTAGCAAACAATCCCCATCTCATATTAGCAGATGAGCCGACGGGAAACTTAGACTCAAAAAGTGGTAGTGAGATAATGAAAATAATAAAAGAGTTAAACGAGAGAGGAAATACAGTAGTACTCATAACTCATGACCCTAATATAGCTGCACAAGCTAAAAGAATAGTGAGAATAAAAGATGGGCGTATTTTAGAAAACGAGGTGGTAACACCGTGA
- a CDS encoding ABC transporter permease, with protein MRYVEALKIAIRSILSNKMRSFLTMLGIIIGVTAVIALVSIGQGSTRSVTSQIQSMGSNLIMVNIMGRGGENSLTYDQTIALKDSSFIAAISPVISTSVTVMYGNNSVDNTAVNGVNGDYQSIRDIQVAAGRFILPMDDEGRNRVAVLGSNVARELFGFTDPIGKTIKLNGQNFTVVGILSQKGSSIAGSDDDSIFIPLKTMFYFAKNRDIRQIYIEATSPDTVELAKNEINSKLLTIFKGDTNAFRIIDQSQILSTVNSVTATLSLLLGGIAGISLLVGGIGIMNIMLVSVTERTREIGIRKALGAKKKDILLQFIIESLTLSGLGGIVGIIVGYVLSMVLGSAMNINAKPSLSTVLISFSFSVIVGLFFGVYPANKAANLNPIEALRYE; from the coding sequence GTGAGATATGTAGAAGCTTTGAAAATAGCTATACGCAGTATTTTAAGCAATAAAATGAGGTCTTTTCTCACCATGTTGGGGATTATAATAGGTGTCACAGCTGTTATAGCCTTAGTAAGTATAGGTCAAGGCTCTACGAGAAGTGTTACTTCTCAAATACAGAGTATGGGTTCAAACCTCATAATGGTAAACATAATGGGAAGAGGGGGAGAAAATTCCTTAACTTATGACCAAACTATTGCTTTAAAAGACTCAAGCTTTATAGCTGCTATATCTCCGGTCATATCTACAAGTGTAACGGTTATGTACGGAAATAATTCAGTGGACAACACAGCGGTAAATGGAGTAAATGGAGATTATCAGTCAATACGCGATATACAAGTAGCAGCTGGCAGATTCATTTTGCCAATGGATGATGAAGGAAGGAACAGGGTAGCAGTTCTTGGCAGCAATGTAGCGAGAGAACTTTTTGGCTTTACTGATCCTATTGGCAAGACTATAAAATTAAATGGCCAAAACTTCACGGTAGTAGGTATTTTGTCACAAAAAGGTTCTTCAATTGCAGGTTCTGATGATGATTCAATATTTATACCCCTTAAAACAATGTTCTACTTTGCGAAAAATAGAGACATAAGACAAATATATATAGAAGCTACAAGCCCAGATACGGTTGAACTCGCTAAAAACGAAATAAACAGCAAACTGCTAACTATATTTAAAGGCGATACAAATGCCTTTAGAATAATTGATCAATCGCAAATTTTATCTACAGTAAATAGTGTTACTGCTACATTGAGCTTGCTCCTTGGAGGAATTGCAGGAATATCCCTTTTAGTCGGTGGAATAGGCATAATGAACATAATGCTTGTATCTGTTACTGAAAGAACGAGAGAGATAGGGATAAGAAAAGCATTAGGAGCCAAAAAGAAAGATATATTACTTCAGTTTATAATTGAATCATTAACTTTAAGCGGATTAGGAGGAATAGTGGGAATTATAGTAGGATACGTATTGTCGATGGTACTAGGCTCAGCTATGAATATAAATGCTAAGCCATCTCTCTCAACAGTATTAATATCCTTTTCTTTCTCAGTAATTGTGGGATTGTTCTTTGGCGTATATCCTGCAAATAAAGCTGCCAATTTAAATCCAATTGAAGCTCTAAGGTACGAATAA
- a CDS encoding bacteriohemerythrin: MKWTESLSVGNEPIDSQHKELIKKVNDVLEACNQKKGKEKIEEVMKFLKDYTIEHFSAEEDLMKKYQYPFYEEHKKIHEDFIKKVEELDEKIKKEGINLSIIMLVNKTLVDWLINHISKEDKKVGEHIRKAKGDFLK; this comes from the coding sequence TTGAAGTGGACTGAATCTTTATCAGTTGGAAATGAACCCATTGACAGTCAACATAAAGAGTTAATAAAAAAAGTAAATGATGTTCTGGAAGCTTGCAATCAGAAAAAAGGAAAAGAAAAAATTGAAGAAGTGATGAAATTTTTAAAAGATTATACTATAGAACATTTTAGCGCTGAAGAAGACCTCATGAAAAAATATCAATACCCTTTCTATGAAGAACACAAAAAAATTCATGAAGATTTCATTAAAAAAGTAGAAGAATTGGACGAAAAAATAAAAAAAGAAGGCATAAACTTATCAATCATAATGCTTGTCAATAAAACGCTGGTGGATTGGCTTATAAATCACATAAGTAAAGAGGACAAAAAGGTAGGAGAACACATAAGAAAAGCAAAGGGGGATTTTTTGAAATGA
- a CDS encoding bacteriohemerythrin: MKWTESLSVGNDYIDEQHKEWIRRINDLLEAYNQKRGKEKVEEAMEFVKEYTVTHFSAEQELMRKYKYPEYEIHKQIHDNFIKEVNELDEKIKKEGPTLTNLMTVNRTLVDWVLNHISKVDKKLGEYIKSQM; this comes from the coding sequence ATGAAGTGGACAGAGTCTTTGTCTGTAGGGAATGACTATATTGATGAACAGCATAAAGAGTGGATAAGAAGAATCAATGACCTTTTAGAAGCATACAATCAAAAAAGAGGCAAGGAAAAAGTTGAGGAAGCAATGGAATTTGTAAAAGAGTACACTGTAACGCATTTTAGCGCCGAACAAGAGCTGATGAGAAAGTATAAATATCCTGAGTATGAAATACATAAACAAATTCATGACAATTTTATTAAAGAAGTCAATGAACTAGATGAAAAAATAAAAAAAGAAGGTCCTACGCTCACTAATTTGATGACTGTTAATAGGACTTTAGTAGATTGGGTGCTAAATCATATAAGCAAAGTAGATAAAAAATTAGGAGAGTACATAAAAAGTCAAATGTAA
- a CDS encoding fumarylacetoacetate hydrolase family protein yields the protein MRLVRIDKALNEYGIIEGDKVIALGSEGFYSYNLEEVKLLPPCLPTKAICVGLNYRDHIEEMGDKEPEEPTLFIKPSTAVIGPDDFIVIPKMSERVDYEGELAVVIGKRAKNVSLKDALDYVLGYTIANDVTARDLQAKDGQWTRAKSFDTFLPIGPWIVTDLDPSSLDITTYVNGEVKQKSNTRHLIFGVPRLVSFISHIMTLNPGDVILTGTPSGVGPLKHGDTVTIEIEGIGKLTNRVK from the coding sequence GTGAGGCTTGTGAGAATAGATAAAGCGTTGAATGAGTATGGAATAATTGAAGGGGATAAAGTTATTGCATTGGGAAGTGAAGGCTTTTATTCTTACAACTTGGAGGAAGTAAAGCTTTTGCCTCCTTGCCTGCCTACTAAAGCTATATGTGTAGGGTTAAATTATAGGGATCATATAGAGGAAATGGGGGACAAGGAGCCGGAGGAACCAACATTATTCATAAAACCTTCAACAGCAGTTATTGGGCCTGATGATTTTATAGTTATTCCTAAGATGTCCGAAAGGGTTGACTATGAGGGGGAACTGGCTGTTGTCATAGGCAAAAGAGCGAAAAATGTGTCTTTAAAAGATGCGTTAGACTATGTCCTTGGCTATACGATAGCTAACGATGTAACAGCAAGAGATTTGCAGGCAAAAGATGGCCAATGGACAAGAGCGAAGTCTTTTGATACCTTTTTGCCCATAGGCCCTTGGATTGTGACAGACTTAGACCCATCTTCTTTGGACATAACTACATATGTAAATGGTGAAGTAAAGCAGAAAAGTAACACCAGACATCTCATATTTGGCGTTCCAAGACTTGTGAGTTTTATATCTCACATAATGACGCTAAACCCTGGCGATGTCATATTGACGGGAACACCCTCTGGCGTTGGTCCTTTAAAACATGGGGACACTGTAACTATTGAAATAGAGGGAATAGGTAAATTAACAAATAGAGTAAAATAA